From Hippoglossus stenolepis isolate QCI-W04-F060 chromosome 4, HSTE1.2, whole genome shotgun sequence, a single genomic window includes:
- the si:ch211-137a8.4 gene encoding uncharacterized transmembrane protein DDB_G0289901 encodes MAATEASAAPVVQEDGKTPESKPTEAEQPVKNANVNSETVNNEVVDKDGAAVNSEVVDNKETVNNDTAAAAGTEEGGAAAEEEAAPPQSSENASTAEPKTSFLDSFLNKSGLGKVMAGRKKKEQSTAAGGGGEENATDGGEKEGEKGEEAAAAEGGAEGGAEGEAAIEKAPENGEKEEEKKTEKAKPAEAKSTVRDMIRKPVARIFSHRSTEKKDGAEPQKPVKVRSKSLDRLEDPEALNATADSTIEEGGAAGGAEGEAEGGAEGGAEEEQKASSASAATKHMKRWHSFKKLMAQKTHKKSSGGEDGKEEGAEGGEGGGGDSSTLDSKESGQKRWKLKRSWTFQGMKRDPSMVGISGKTKSSDKDSADNMKPEEAAEAGEEGGEEAKAEEGADEVKMEEGEEKTEGGEEEKAAAAAGGGTVTQHANEIWTSFKKRVIPKSKRANTECAPSGEEDATAAAPSGEEGAAEEGKDGKSAKAKRSHFGRAVSLKNFILRKGKSTSVDLGEGAKEEEEAAEEGEAAEEGGANDEAATAAEETNNKDAAVSEKTPAEESVGEAEKTPAEAPVTNGENGCSNGTAEENATHNHQEEEKTTGSSPVKKSKEAGGVKEEANAKIINATAAVNSDKKAGNV; translated from the exons ATGGCGGCGACGGAGGCCAGCGCTGCACCAGTGGTCCAGGAGGACGGGAAAACCCCCGAGAGCAAACCCACAGAGGCGGAGCAACCAGTTAAAAATGCCAATGTAAACTCAGAGACTGTCAACAATGAAGTTGTTGATAAAGATGGCGCTGCCGTCAACAGCGAGGTGGTCGATAACAAAGAGACTGTGAATAATGACACAGCGGCGGCTGCAGGGAccgaggagggaggagcagcagcggaggaggaggcggcacCTCCTCAGAGCTCGGAAAACGCCTCGACTGCCGAGCCCAAGACCTCGTTCCTGGACTCGTTCCTCAACAAGAGCGGCCTGGGGAAGGTGATggcagggaggaagaagaaagagcagAGCACAGctgccggaggaggaggagaggagaacgcAACTGACGGAGgcgagaaagagggagagaaaggagaggaggctgcagcagctgagggaggagcagagggaggtgcAGAAGGAGAGGCGGCGATAGagaaagctccagaaaatggagagaaggaggaggagaagaaaacagagaaggcCAAACCAGCAGAGGCTAAATCCACAGTTCGAGATATGATCAGGAAACCGGTGGCGAGGATCTTCTCCCATCGCAGCACCGAGAAGAAGGATGGGGCAGAACCCCAGAAACCAGTCAAGGTCCGATCCAAGTCCCTGGACCGGCTGGAAGATCCTGAAGCACTTAACGCCACTGCAGACTCCACCatagaggagggaggagcagcaggaggagcagagggagaagcagagggaggtGCGGAGGGAGGCgcagaggaagaacaaaagGCCTCATCCGCCTCGGCTGCCACCAAGCACATGAAGCGCTGGCACTCCTTCAAGAAGCTCATGGCTCAGAAGACGCACAAAAagagcagcggaggagaagATGGTAAGGAGGAAGGagcggagggaggagaaggaggcggCGGAGACTCCTCCACGCTGGACTCCAAAGAGTCGGGGCAGAAGAGGTGGAAGCTGAAACGCTCCTGGACCTTCCAGGGCATGAAGAGGGACCCATCCATGGTCGGCATCAGCGGCAAGACCAAGAGCTCCGACAAAGACTCAGCTGACAACATGAAGCCAGAGGAAGCGGCggaagcaggagaggagggaggagaagaggcgaAGGCGGAGGAAGGAGCAGATGAGGTCAAGAtggaggagggcgaggagaagacggagggaggcgaggaggagaaggcagcagcagcagccggaggTGGAACTGTGACGCAACACGCCAACGAGATCTGGACCTCTTTCAAGAAGCGCGTCATCCCCAAGTCCAAACGAGCCAACACGGAGTGCGCCCCCAGCGGGGAGGAGGACGCCACTGCAGCTGCCCCCTCTG GTGAGGAaggagcagcggaggagggCAAAGACGGAAAATCAGCCAAGGCCAAGCGCTCACACTTCGGCCGCGCTGTTTCCCTGAAGAACTTCATCCTGCGAAAGGGAAAGTCCACCAGCGTGGACCTGGGCGAGGGCgccaaggaggaggaggaggctgcagaggaaggagaagcagcGGAGGAAGGAGGCGCCAATGATGAAGCCGCCACCGCTGCTGAGGAGACCAACAACAAAGATGCAGCAGTGTCCGAGAAAACGCCGGCGGAGGAAAGCGTAGGTGAAGCGGAGAAGACGCCGGCTGAGGCCCCGGTGACAAACGGAGAGAACGGCTGCTCCAACGGCACGGCGGAGGAGAACGCCACACACAAtcaccaggaggaggagaagacgacGGGGAGCAGCCCTGTGAAGAAGAGCAAGGAGGCGGGGGGAGTAAAAGAGGAGGCCAACGCCAAGATCATCAACGCCACGGCGGCTGTGAACAGCG ACAAAAAGGCGGGAAACGTGTGA
- the zgc:162698 gene encoding LOW QUALITY PROTEIN: transmembrane protein 87A-like (The sequence of the model RefSeq protein was modified relative to this genomic sequence to represent the inferred CDS: inserted 1 base in 1 codon), giving the protein MAGSTGPGRPGAGLRSPALLLLLLAGVSGPVRAVSEPGKWTLNVDSETLKEQNFFFFTKTLFNSSFVRLKWLAETCNASSPVNLNVSWYLRNSHCHDEVFSLNTTRAATYFRSTEVMTGGGGGFYVFHQYPVISCEPHIKPDTFTLETFDVKTHLTELPQQQVRDEHSEPTNHRPGRPHQKSVAQDSAHTHFGAVAESWEDGPYMFILNIREIKDKNQDAANVPTPWSMQLQISMKGPHDYISASEWPLMVFYMVMCIVYVLLAAFWLVLSACYWRDLLRIQFWIGGVIFLGMLEKAVYYAEFQSIRYDGLSVHGAVVFAEVLSAVKRTLARVLVIIASLGYGIVKPRLGALLHRVVAVGLLYLMFSSVXGVLRVNADRGDNTSSRVLCDIVLAFTDSCIVWWIFVSLAQTMKLLKLRRNVVKLSLYRHFTNTLIFAVIASVIFLIWTTKTFRMPKCLSDWRELWIDDAFWRFLFSIILLVIMFLWRRSVNNQRYAFSPLVDEESEEEEMEPMMNEAFEGMKMRGTKNETNGSAKANKVDEDLKWVEENIPSSMADVALPPLLDSDEEIMTTKFEMSKME; this is encoded by the exons ATGGCGGGATCCACGGGCCCGGGACGGCCCGGCGCGGGGCTCCGGTCCccggcgctgctgctgctgctgctggcgggGGTGAGCGGGCCGGTCCGCGCCGTGTCCGAACCCGGAAAATGGACTCTGAACGTGGACAGC gaaaCTTTGAAGGAGCagaacttcttcttcttcactaaAACTCTGTTCAACAGCAGCTTCGTTCGGCTCAAAT ggttGGCGGAGACCTGTAACGCCTCGTCTCCAGTAAACCTGAACGTCTCCTGGTATCTGAGAAACTCTCACTGCCACGACGAGGTCTTCAGCCTGAAC aCGACACGAGCAGCGACTTACTTCAGGTCCACGGAGGTCATGaccggaggaggaggcggcttCTACGTTTTCCACCAGTATCCTGTCATCTCCTGTGAACCACACATCAAACCTGACACG TTCACGCTGGAGACCTTTGATGTGAAAACCCATCTGACGGAATTGCCGCAGCAACAGGTGAGAGACGAACACTCTGAGCCGACCAATCACAGGCCGGGTCGTCCTCAT CAGAAATCTGTTGCACAGGATTCTGCTCACACTCACTTTGGTGCGGTGGCCGAGAGCTGGGAGGACGGACCCTACATGTTCATCCTGAACATCCGAGAAATCAAAGACAAGAACCAGGACGCTGCCAACGTCCCCACGCCCTGGAGCATGCAGc tacAGATCAGCATGAAGGGTCCTCACGACTATATATCTGCCTCTGAGTGGCCTCTGATGGTG ttctaCATGGTGATGTGTATTGTGTACGTGCTGCTCGCTGCATTCTGGTTGGTTCTGTCCGCTTGTTACTGGAGGGATCTGCTCAGGATCCAGTTCTGGATCGGAGGCGTCATCTTCCTGGGAATGTTGGAGAAAGCTGTTTATTACGCAGAGTTCCAGAGCATCAGATACGACGGCCTGTCAG TCCACGGGGCCGTGGTGTTTGCCGAGGTTCTCTCTGCCGTGAAGAGGACGCTGGCTCGGGTGCTGGTGATCATCGCCAGTCTGGGATACGGCATCGTCAA GCCCAGACTCGGCGCCCTGCTTCACAGAGTAGTCGCTGTGGGTCTGCTCTACCTGATGTTCTCCAGCG GAGGAGTCCTCCGAGTCAACgct gatCGAGGAGACAACACCAGCAGTAGAGTTTTGTGTGACATCGTGCTCGCCTTCACTGACTCCTGTATTGTCTGGTGG ATCTTCGTGAGTCTGGCTCAGACcatgaagctgctgaagctgcGGAGGAACGTGGTGAAGCTCTCGCTCTACCGACACTTCACCAACACGCTCATCTTCGCCGTCATAG cttcGGTCATTTTCCTCATCTGGACGACAAAGACCTTCAGGATGCCCAAGTGTTTGTCC gactgGAGGGAGCTGTGGATAGATGACGCGTTCTGGCGCTTCTTGTTTTCCATCATCCTATTGGTCATAATGTTCCTATGGCGACGGTCAGTCAATAACCagag ATACGCCTTCAGTCCTCTGGTGGATgaagagagtgaggaagaggagatggagcCGATGATGAACGAAGCTTTCG aggggatgaagatgaggggCACGAAGAACGAGACCAACGGTTCAGCCAAAGCAAACAAAGTG GATGAGGATCTGAAGTGGGTGGAGGAGAACATCCCGTCATCGATGGCAGACGT AGCCCTGCCCCCCCTGCTGGACTCTGATGAG GAAATCATGACGACCAAGTTCGAGATGTCCAAGAtggagtga